From a region of the Pseudoxanthomonas sp. X-1 genome:
- the hisB gene encoding bifunctional histidinol-phosphatase/imidazoleglycerol-phosphate dehydratase HisB, translating into MSQKILFVDRDGTLIEEPDDFQIDAYEKLRFVKGVIPALLKLRDAGFQFVIVTNQDGLGSEAYPRERFDGPNDLMLQIFESQGITFREVLVDCSWPADNAPTRKPGLGLVMHYLRDRGIDLDGSAMVGDRETDIRFAENLGIHGFQLKTAQFGGEWDWAGIAHALADKPRTARVRRKTKETDILVELDLDKVAEPKIHTGLSFFDHMLEQIGKHGGFALQIQTTGDLHIDEHHTIEDTALALGEALKQALGDKRGIGRYGFTLPMDECLVSAALDFSGRPYLVFDGAFKRERVGDMPTELVPHFFRSLCDAAGLNLNLQVRGDNDHHQVEGCFKALARALRQAIRREGSELPSTKGAL; encoded by the coding sequence ATGAGCCAGAAGATCCTGTTCGTCGACCGCGACGGCACCCTGATCGAGGAGCCGGACGACTTCCAGATCGACGCCTACGAGAAGCTGCGCTTCGTCAAGGGCGTGATCCCGGCGCTGCTGAAGCTGCGCGATGCCGGCTTCCAGTTCGTCATCGTCACCAACCAGGACGGGCTGGGCAGCGAAGCCTATCCGCGCGAACGTTTCGACGGGCCCAACGACCTGATGCTGCAGATCTTCGAAAGCCAGGGCATCACCTTCCGCGAGGTGTTGGTGGACTGCAGCTGGCCGGCCGACAACGCGCCCACGCGCAAGCCGGGCCTGGGCCTGGTGATGCACTACCTGCGCGACCGCGGCATCGACCTGGACGGCTCGGCCATGGTCGGTGATCGCGAGACCGACATCCGCTTCGCCGAGAACCTGGGCATCCATGGCTTCCAGCTCAAGACTGCGCAGTTCGGCGGGGAGTGGGACTGGGCCGGCATCGCCCATGCGCTGGCCGACAAGCCGCGCACGGCGCGGGTGCGGCGCAAGACCAAGGAGACCGACATCCTGGTCGAACTGGACCTGGACAAGGTGGCCGAGCCCAAGATCCACACCGGCCTGTCGTTCTTCGACCACATGCTCGAACAGATCGGCAAGCACGGCGGCTTCGCGCTGCAGATCCAGACCACCGGCGATCTGCACATCGACGAGCACCACACCATCGAGGACACCGCGCTGGCGCTGGGCGAGGCCCTGAAGCAGGCGCTGGGCGATAAGCGCGGCATCGGCCGCTACGGCTTCACCCTGCCCATGGACGAGTGCCTGGTCAGCGCGGCGCTGGACTTCTCCGGGCGGCCGTACCTGGTGTTCGACGGTGCGTTCAAGCGCGAGCGCGTGGGCGACATGCCGACCGAGCTGGTGCCGCATTTCTTCCGCTCGCTGTGCGATGCGGCCGGGCTCAATCTCAACCTGCAGGTGCGCGGCGACAACGACCACCACCAGGTCGAGGGCTGCTTCAAGGCGCTGGCGCGCGCGCTGCGCCAGGCGATCCGGCGCGAAGGCTCCGAGCTGCCCTCGACCAAGGGGGCGCTGTGA
- the hisG gene encoding ATP phosphoribosyltransferase: MPPIVANATRDRLRIAIQKSGRLADPARSLLAACGLSWRESRDKLFCYGESLPVDLLLVRDDDIPGLIADGVCDYGIVGRNELDEQANARLEIGLSPAYREVRPLGFGGCRLMLAIPESWEWQGAQQLQGLRIATSYPAILRQWLSARGVEAAVVELSGSVEIAPKLDTADLICDLVSSGATLKANQLKPVETLLESEAVLAGPVRGFNDARADLSAMLLRRMDGVLKLKDSKLLMFRAAPDTVPALSRLLADAEPLVQLPGDHAEGISLQTMCHTAISWQQLEELERAGARGLMVLSVERSLA, encoded by the coding sequence ATGCCTCCCATCGTTGCCAACGCGACGCGCGACCGTCTGCGCATCGCCATCCAGAAATCCGGCCGCCTGGCCGACCCGGCGCGCAGCCTGCTGGCCGCCTGCGGCCTGAGCTGGCGCGAGAGCCGCGACAAGCTGTTCTGCTACGGCGAATCCCTGCCCGTGGACCTGCTGCTGGTGCGCGATGACGACATCCCCGGCCTGATCGCCGATGGGGTATGCGACTACGGCATCGTCGGCCGCAACGAGCTGGACGAGCAGGCCAATGCGCGCCTGGAGATCGGCCTGTCGCCCGCGTATCGCGAGGTGCGTCCGCTGGGCTTCGGCGGCTGCCGGCTGATGCTGGCCATCCCCGAGAGCTGGGAGTGGCAGGGCGCGCAGCAGCTGCAGGGCCTGCGCATCGCCACCAGCTATCCGGCGATCCTGCGCCAGTGGCTGTCCGCGCGCGGCGTTGAGGCCGCGGTGGTCGAACTGTCCGGCTCGGTCGAGATCGCGCCCAAGCTCGATACCGCCGACCTGATCTGCGACCTGGTCTCCAGCGGCGCGACGCTGAAGGCCAACCAGCTCAAGCCGGTGGAGACCCTGCTGGAGAGCGAGGCCGTGCTGGCCGGGCCGGTGCGCGGCTTCAACGATGCGCGCGCCGACCTGTCGGCGATGCTGCTGCGGCGCATGGACGGCGTGCTCAAGCTCAAGGACAGCAAGCTGCTGATGTTCCGCGCCGCGCCCGACACCGTGCCCGCGCTGAGCCGCCTGCTGGCCGATGCCGAGCCGCTGGTGCAGCTGCCCGGCGACCACGCCGAAGGCATCTCGCTGCAGACCATGTGCCACACGGCCATCAGCTGGCAGCAGCTGGAGGAACTCGAACGCGCCGGCGCGCGCGGCCTGATGGTGCTGTCGGTGGAGCGCTCGCTGGCATGA
- the hisA gene encoding 1-(5-phosphoribosyl)-5-[(5-phosphoribosylamino)methylideneamino]imidazole-4-carboxamide isomerase: protein MTSESSFQLYPAIDVRGGRVVRLAQGDYERETTYGDDPLAAARGYADQGARWLHLVDLDAARAGGYTLAPLLRALRQTTGLQVQTGGGVRGRSDVLALLEAGATRVVIGSLAVRAPLEVLSWLAEFGPERITVALDARQDAAGVWQLPIHGWTEGSGVALDELAVRYADAGLQQLLCTDIARDGMLSGPNFALYRHLVALLPGVQVQASGGVHAVGDVREAKRAGCGGIVLGRALLEGRFTLEQAFAEAAAC from the coding sequence ATGACTTCCGAATCCTCCTTCCAGCTCTATCCCGCCATCGACGTGCGCGGCGGGCGCGTGGTGCGCCTGGCCCAGGGCGACTACGAACGCGAAACGACCTACGGCGACGATCCGCTGGCCGCCGCAAGAGGCTATGCCGACCAGGGCGCGCGCTGGCTGCACCTGGTGGATCTGGATGCGGCGCGCGCCGGCGGCTACACCCTGGCACCGCTGCTGCGCGCGTTGCGCCAGACCACCGGCCTGCAGGTGCAGACCGGCGGCGGCGTGCGCGGGCGCAGCGATGTGCTCGCACTGCTGGAGGCGGGCGCGACGCGCGTGGTGATCGGCTCGCTGGCGGTGCGCGCACCGCTTGAGGTGCTGAGCTGGCTGGCCGAGTTCGGCCCCGAGCGCATCACCGTGGCGCTGGACGCGCGCCAGGACGCGGCGGGCGTGTGGCAGCTGCCGATCCACGGCTGGACCGAGGGTTCGGGCGTGGCCCTGGACGAACTCGCCGTGCGCTATGCCGATGCCGGTCTGCAGCAGCTGCTGTGCACCGACATCGCCCGCGACGGCATGCTGAGCGGCCCCAACTTCGCCCTCTACCGGCACCTGGTCGCGCTGCTGCCCGGGGTGCAGGTGCAGGCCTCCGGCGGCGTGCATGCGGTCGGCGACGTGCGCGAGGCCAAGCGCGCCGGCTGCGGCGGCATCGTGCTGGGCCGCGCGCTGCTGGAAGGCCGCTTCACGCTGGAACAGGCCTTCGCGGAGGCCGCCGCATGCTGA
- a CDS encoding YerC/YecD family TrpR-related protein, giving the protein MKRRTETDEKTTSLAQQSLARALAGLTKPEEVRAFLVDLCTPAELEAMADRWRVVPLLLKGVPYREIHELTEVSVTTIGRVARTLETGTGGYAAALRRQQSRTIASH; this is encoded by the coding sequence ATGAAGCGCCGCACCGAGACCGACGAGAAGACCACCAGCCTGGCCCAGCAGTCGCTGGCGCGCGCGCTGGCGGGCCTGACCAAGCCGGAGGAAGTGCGCGCGTTCCTGGTCGATCTGTGCACGCCCGCCGAGCTGGAAGCCATGGCCGATCGCTGGCGCGTGGTGCCGCTGCTGCTCAAGGGCGTGCCCTACCGCGAGATCCACGAGCTGACCGAGGTCAGCGTCACCACCATCGGGCGCGTGGCGCGCACGCTGGAAACCGGCACCGGCGGCTATGCCGCCGCCCTGCGCCGCCAGCAGTCGCGCACCATCGCCTCTCACTGA
- the hisD gene encoding histidinol dehydrogenase, translated as MNANLRPASPNAQRIVWDALDAQARAQTLERPAQTVAEQTRRTVAALIDEVRSGGLEALRAITQRFDGAAPASFEVGEDQFAAAEAAIDPALKQAMVEAAARITAFHKAGMAQPYAVETAPGVVCERVIRPIGRVGLYVPAGSAPLPSTALMLGVPAQLAGCREVVLCTPPRKDGTADPAVLVAARLTGVNRVFVLGGAQAIAAMAYGAGPVPACDKLFGPGNSYVTEAKQQVAQRGAAAIDMPAGPSEVLVIADAGANADFVAADLLSQAEHGPDSQVLLLSDDAGLLDRVEAALATQLAALPRADIARRALSASRLVQVRTLEEAFAISNRYAPEHLILALREPRVWLPRVEAAGSVFLGDYTPEALGDYCSGTNHVLPTSGAARAYSGVSVASFQNFVSVQSASAAGILAIGPSAVTLAEAESLEAHANAVRLRLAEAAR; from the coding sequence ATGAACGCGAACCTTCGCCCCGCATCCCCCAACGCACAGCGCATCGTCTGGGACGCGCTGGATGCCCAGGCCCGGGCGCAGACCCTGGAGCGCCCGGCGCAGACCGTGGCCGAGCAGACCCGCCGCACCGTCGCCGCGCTGATCGACGAGGTGCGCAGCGGCGGGCTCGAAGCGCTGCGTGCGATCACCCAGCGCTTCGACGGCGCCGCGCCGGCCTCCTTCGAGGTCGGCGAGGACCAGTTCGCCGCTGCCGAAGCGGCCATCGACCCGGCGCTGAAGCAGGCCATGGTCGAAGCCGCCGCGCGCATCACCGCCTTCCACAAGGCCGGCATGGCGCAGCCGTATGCGGTGGAGACCGCGCCGGGCGTGGTCTGCGAACGCGTGATCCGCCCGATCGGCCGGGTCGGCCTGTATGTGCCGGCCGGCAGCGCGCCGCTGCCCTCGACGGCGCTGATGCTCGGCGTGCCCGCCCAGCTGGCCGGCTGCCGCGAGGTGGTGCTGTGCACGCCGCCGCGCAAGGACGGCACCGCCGATCCGGCCGTGCTGGTCGCCGCGCGCCTGACCGGCGTGAACCGGGTGTTCGTGCTCGGCGGCGCCCAGGCCATCGCCGCGATGGCCTACGGCGCCGGGCCGGTGCCGGCCTGCGACAAGCTGTTCGGCCCGGGCAATAGCTACGTCACCGAGGCCAAGCAACAGGTCGCGCAGCGCGGTGCGGCCGCCATCGACATGCCGGCCGGCCCGTCGGAGGTGCTGGTGATCGCCGATGCCGGCGCCAATGCCGACTTCGTCGCCGCCGACCTGCTGTCGCAGGCCGAGCACGGCCCGGATTCGCAGGTGCTGCTGCTGTCCGACGACGCCGGCCTGCTGGATCGCGTCGAGGCCGCGCTGGCCACGCAGCTGGCCGCGCTGCCGCGGGCGGACATCGCGCGCCGCGCGCTGTCGGCCTCGCGCCTGGTGCAGGTACGGACCCTGGAGGAGGCCTTCGCCATCAGCAACCGCTATGCGCCCGAGCACCTGATCCTGGCCCTGCGCGAACCGCGCGTGTGGCTGCCCAGGGTCGAGGCGGCCGGTTCGGTGTTCCTGGGCGACTACACGCCCGAGGCGCTGGGCGACTACTGCAGCGGCACCAACCACGTGCTGCCCACCAGCGGCGCGGCGCGCGCCTACAGCGGCGTGTCGGTCGCCAGCTTCCAGAACTTCGTCAGCGTGCAGTCGGCCAGTGCCGCCGGCATCCTGGCGATCGGGCCCTCCGCGGTGACCCTTGCCGAGGCCGAGAGCCTGGAGGCGCACGCCAACGCCGTGCGCCTGCGCCTGGCGGAGGCGGCCCGATGA
- a CDS encoding class I SAM-dependent methyltransferase — protein sequence MNAQARANYFDSIYQHLDPFGYRTRWYEARKREILMATLPRARFARGWELGCSNGETTFCLAQRCEQLLATDMAAEAVEQARRRVAGCDNVEVVQACHPRDCPRGSFDLIVVSEVGYYLQPDELKDLVEQTQDALTPDGLLVACHWRHPFEQACQDGVEVHRCIGQLLSLPLAYRYEDSDFLLEAWARRPLSVAQQEGLR from the coding sequence ATGAACGCACAGGCACGCGCGAACTACTTCGACAGCATCTACCAGCACCTGGATCCCTTCGGCTACAGGACACGCTGGTACGAGGCGCGCAAGCGCGAGATCCTGATGGCCACGTTGCCGCGGGCGCGGTTCGCGCGCGGCTGGGAACTCGGTTGCTCCAACGGCGAGACGACCTTCTGCCTGGCCCAGCGCTGCGAGCAGCTGCTCGCCACGGACATGGCGGCCGAGGCCGTCGAACAGGCCAGGCGACGCGTCGCCGGATGCGACAACGTGGAAGTGGTCCAGGCCTGCCATCCCCGCGACTGCCCGCGCGGCAGCTTCGACCTGATCGTCGTGAGCGAGGTCGGCTACTACCTGCAGCCGGACGAGCTGAAGGATCTCGTCGAACAGACCCAGGACGCGCTGACCCCGGATGGCCTGCTGGTGGCCTGCCACTGGCGCCATCCGTTCGAACAGGCCTGCCAGGACGGGGTGGAAGTGCACCGCTGCATCGGCCAGCTGCTGTCCCTGCCGCTGGCCTATCGCTATGAGGACAGCGATTTCCTGCTCGAGGCCTGGGCCCGTCGTCCACTGTCGGTGGCCCAGCAGGAAGGGCTGCGATGA
- the hisC gene encoding histidinol-phosphate transaminase — MSAPDPMPRDPLDLVRPDLRGFGGYKSARTEALRGDVWLNANESAWSNPADASATSRRYPDPQPAALKSALSGLYGCAPEDLLIGRGSDEAIDLLVRTLCVAGRDAVVVTPPVFGMYAVSARLQDARLIEAPLVDGPDGFAPDFDAIAHAVLEQGAKLVFLCSPANPTGASIPLAQIEALLQRLQGRALVVVDEAYGEFSEVPSALTLRARYPEVAVLRTLSKAHALAAARVGVVIADARLVAVLRACQAPYPVPTPCAELAVAGLSPAALAATRARIATVIEERARLAAALSVLPGVRRVYASDANFLLVRFDDAEGAFGALLAAGIVVRDQRAAPQLGDALRITIGAPEQNARVLAALNAQAVAA; from the coding sequence ATGAGCGCGCCCGATCCGATGCCCCGCGATCCGCTCGACCTGGTCCGCCCGGACCTGCGCGGATTCGGCGGCTACAAGTCCGCCCGCACCGAAGCCCTGCGCGGCGATGTCTGGCTCAACGCCAACGAGAGCGCCTGGAGCAATCCGGCCGACGCCAGCGCGACCTCGCGCCGCTACCCCGATCCACAGCCGGCCGCGCTGAAGTCCGCGCTGTCCGGCCTGTACGGCTGCGCGCCGGAGGACCTGCTGATCGGCCGCGGCAGCGACGAGGCCATCGATCTGCTGGTGCGCACGCTGTGCGTGGCCGGGCGCGATGCGGTGGTCGTCACCCCGCCGGTGTTCGGCATGTACGCGGTCAGCGCGCGCCTGCAGGATGCGCGGCTGATCGAGGCGCCGCTGGTCGACGGGCCGGACGGCTTCGCGCCGGATTTCGACGCGATCGCACACGCGGTGCTGGAGCAGGGCGCCAAGCTCGTGTTCCTGTGCTCGCCGGCCAACCCGACCGGCGCGTCGATCCCGCTGGCCCAGATCGAGGCGCTGCTGCAGCGCCTGCAGGGCCGCGCCCTGGTGGTGGTCGATGAGGCCTACGGCGAATTCTCGGAAGTGCCCTCGGCGCTGACGCTGCGCGCGCGCTATCCGGAAGTGGCCGTGCTGCGCACGCTGTCCAAGGCCCACGCCCTGGCCGCCGCGCGCGTGGGCGTGGTGATCGCCGATGCGCGCCTGGTGGCCGTGCTGCGCGCCTGCCAGGCGCCGTATCCGGTGCCCACGCCGTGCGCGGAGCTGGCCGTGGCCGGGCTGTCGCCGGCCGCCCTGGCGGCCACGCGCGCGCGCATCGCCACGGTGATCGAGGAGCGCGCGCGGCTGGCCGCGGCCCTGTCGGTCCTGCCCGGGGTGCGACGCGTGTACGCCTCGGACGCCAACTTCCTGCTGGTGCGCTTCGACGATGCCGAAGGCGCGTTTGGCGCGCTGCTGGCTGCCGGCATCGTGGTGCGCGACCAGCGCGCCGCGCCGCAGCTGGGTGATGCGCTGCGCATCACCATCGGCGCGCCCGAGCAGAACGCCCGCGTGCTGGCCGCGCTCAATGCGCAGGCGGTGGCCGCATGA
- a CDS encoding PIG-L family deacetylase — protein MGALSTVQIEGQGLSERQWATSPALAALPSITPEALFRGAARLVVVAPHPDDEVLGCGGAMALARRRGMQVVVVSVTDGEAAYPGEPAWTPERLSRVRQRELIEALGRLDVAPTSVVRLHVGDGKVRAGVPLIAARLSDLLSSTDLVLVTYARDGHPDHEACAEAAVQACAARGVRLLQYPVWAWHWDGPEHSGFLRDAMRMDLPSDVLQAKREAIAAFKSQTGAVSPPVSAPILPHWALARFQRPFEVFVP, from the coding sequence ATGGGCGCTCTGAGCACCGTGCAGATCGAAGGGCAGGGCCTGAGCGAACGCCAGTGGGCGACCTCGCCGGCGCTGGCGGCGTTGCCGTCCATCACGCCGGAGGCGCTGTTCCGGGGGGCCGCGCGGCTTGTCGTCGTCGCCCCGCACCCGGACGACGAAGTGCTGGGCTGCGGCGGGGCCATGGCCCTGGCCCGCCGCCGTGGCATGCAGGTGGTGGTGGTCTCGGTGACCGATGGCGAAGCCGCCTATCCCGGCGAGCCGGCCTGGACCCCGGAACGGTTGTCGCGGGTGCGCCAGCGCGAACTGATCGAGGCCCTGGGCCGGCTGGACGTCGCGCCGACCAGCGTGGTCCGCCTGCACGTCGGCGACGGCAAGGTCAGGGCTGGCGTGCCGCTGATCGCGGCGCGGCTTTCGGACCTGCTTTCATCCACCGACCTCGTCCTGGTCACCTATGCGCGCGACGGCCATCCCGACCACGAGGCCTGCGCGGAGGCGGCGGTGCAGGCCTGCGCGGCGCGCGGCGTCCGGCTCCTCCAGTACCCGGTATGGGCCTGGCATTGGGACGGGCCTGAGCACAGTGGCTTTCTCCGCGATGCGATGCGCATGGACCTTCCCTCCGATGTGCTCCAGGCCAAGCGCGAGGCGATCGCGGCGTTCAAGTCCCAGACCGGGGCGGTGAGCCCGCCGGTCTCGGCTCCCATCCTCCCGCACTGGGCGCTGGCCCGGTTCCAGCGTCCCTTCGAGGTCTTCGTCCCATGA
- the hisS gene encoding histidine--tRNA ligase, with protein sequence MIKPRTPPGVMELLPRDQIAFQRMLDTIRRNYERFGFLPVETPVFELSEVLLTKSGGETERQVYFAQSTGALAQANEGLPELALRFDLTVPLARYVAEHEHELAFPFRRYQMQRVYRGERAQRGRFREFYQCDIDVIGKDELSIRFDAEVLAVIHAVFSELQIGAFTVQLNNRKLMRGFFENLGVADGQAQMLVLREVDKLDKRGADYVRETLTGEGFGLSSEVVEQILAFVAVRSTGHDDALAQLDRLGQGSAVFNAGIAELREVLSLVKALGVPESAYCLNFSIARGLDYYTGTVYETQLDAYPQIGSICSGGRYENLASHYSKSKLPGVGISIGLTRLFWQLREAGLIQEADVSSVQALVALMDEAQLPDSLDIAQRLRAGGINTEVQMEPKKLGKQFQYASRAGIRFVALAGEDELARGVVTVKDLVRELQFEVPREELATTLRVELAQVSALAGR encoded by the coding sequence TTGATCAAGCCGCGCACGCCGCCTGGCGTCATGGAGCTGCTGCCCCGTGACCAGATCGCCTTCCAGCGCATGCTGGACACGATCCGCCGCAACTACGAGCGCTTCGGCTTCCTGCCGGTGGAGACGCCGGTGTTCGAGCTGTCCGAGGTGCTGCTGACCAAGTCCGGCGGCGAGACCGAGCGGCAGGTGTATTTCGCCCAGTCCACCGGCGCGCTGGCCCAGGCCAACGAGGGCCTGCCCGAGCTGGCGCTGCGCTTCGACCTGACCGTGCCGCTGGCGCGCTATGTGGCCGAGCACGAGCACGAGCTGGCCTTTCCGTTCCGTCGCTACCAGATGCAGCGCGTCTACCGCGGCGAGCGCGCCCAGCGCGGCCGGTTCCGCGAGTTCTACCAGTGCGACATCGACGTCATCGGCAAGGACGAGCTGAGCATCCGCTTCGATGCCGAGGTGTTGGCGGTGATCCACGCGGTCTTCTCCGAGCTGCAGATCGGCGCGTTCACCGTGCAGCTCAACAACCGCAAGCTGATGCGCGGCTTCTTCGAGAACCTGGGCGTGGCCGACGGCCAGGCGCAGATGCTGGTGCTGCGCGAGGTCGACAAGCTGGACAAGCGTGGCGCCGACTACGTGCGCGAGACGCTGACCGGCGAAGGCTTCGGCCTGTCGAGTGAGGTGGTCGAACAGATCCTGGCCTTCGTCGCCGTGCGCTCCACCGGCCACGACGATGCGCTGGCGCAGCTGGACCGCCTGGGGCAGGGCAGCGCGGTGTTCAACGCGGGCATCGCCGAGCTGCGCGAGGTGCTGAGCCTGGTCAAGGCGCTCGGCGTGCCCGAAAGCGCGTACTGCCTGAACTTCTCCATCGCCCGCGGCCTGGACTACTACACCGGGACGGTCTACGAGACCCAGCTGGATGCGTATCCGCAGATCGGCTCGATCTGCTCGGGCGGCCGCTACGAGAACCTGGCCAGCCATTACAGCAAGTCCAAGCTGCCCGGCGTGGGCATCTCGATCGGGCTGACGCGCCTGTTCTGGCAGCTGCGCGAGGCCGGCCTGATCCAGGAAGCCGACGTCAGCAGCGTGCAGGCGCTGGTGGCGCTGATGGACGAGGCGCAGCTGCCCGATTCGCTGGACATCGCCCAGCGCCTGCGCGCCGGCGGCATCAACACCGAAGTGCAGATGGAGCCGAAGAAACTCGGCAAGCAGTTCCAGTACGCCTCGCGCGCCGGCATCCGCTTCGTCGCCCTGGCCGGCGAGGACGAACTGGCCCGCGGCGTGGTCACCGTGAAGGATCTCGTGCGCGAGCTGCAGTTCGAGGTGCCGCGCGAGGAACTGGCCACCACGCTGCGCGTGGAACTGGCGCAGGTGAGCGCGCTGGCGGGGCGATGA
- the hisH gene encoding imidazole glycerol phosphate synthase subunit HisH: MTALALIDAGGANIGSVCYALGRLGVEAQLTTDAQVIRGAQRVILPGVGAAAQVMARLRELDLIDTLRSLEAPLLGVCVGMQVLFEHSEEDDTPCLGLLAGRVGKLPVAAGIRVPHMGWNTLTQTRAASLTAGISAQDQAYFVHSYAAPVGEDCLSTTTHGQAFAAVVQRGRVAGAQFHPERSAATGARLLRNFIEYGLA; the protein is encoded by the coding sequence GTGACCGCGCTGGCCCTGATCGACGCCGGCGGCGCCAACATCGGCTCGGTGTGCTATGCGCTGGGCCGGCTGGGCGTGGAGGCGCAGCTGACCACCGATGCGCAGGTGATCCGCGGCGCGCAGCGGGTGATCCTGCCCGGCGTCGGCGCGGCGGCGCAGGTGATGGCGCGGCTGCGCGAACTGGACCTGATCGACACCCTCCGCTCGCTGGAGGCGCCGCTGCTGGGCGTGTGCGTGGGCATGCAGGTGCTGTTCGAACATTCCGAAGAGGACGACACCCCGTGCCTGGGCCTGCTGGCCGGCCGCGTCGGCAAGCTGCCCGTGGCCGCCGGCATCCGCGTGCCGCACATGGGCTGGAACACGCTCACCCAGACGCGCGCGGCCTCGCTGACCGCCGGCATCAGCGCGCAGGACCAGGCCTACTTCGTGCACAGCTACGCCGCGCCGGTCGGCGAGGACTGCCTGAGCACGACCACGCACGGCCAGGCCTTCGCGGCGGTGGTGCAGCGCGGCCGCGTGGCCGGCGCGCAGTTCCACCCCGAGCGCTCGGCCGCCACCGGCGCGCGCCTGCTGCGCAACTTCATCGAATACGGCCTGGCCTGA
- a CDS encoding glycosyltransferase has translation MIAVLIPAHNEAEVIGRCLASVRRAADHPGLDEPVTVIVALDRCTDATAQIARSFGACVVDVPTPGGVGLARATAAARAIELGADWLAITDADSEVPSDWLFQQRALDADAFCGVVEVGDWLDYAPGTACAFEASEPVGVDHGRIHGANMGVSAACYLRCGGFPDVACSEDVALVRALQSCDARIAWSPYPVVRTSARRQAKASGGFSHFLQQLERSLLQGQPTTSALVCPVPNAIESQS, from the coding sequence ATGATCGCGGTCCTGATCCCGGCGCACAACGAGGCCGAGGTGATCGGACGCTGCCTGGCGTCGGTCCGCCGCGCGGCGGATCACCCTGGGCTCGATGAGCCGGTCACCGTGATCGTGGCGCTGGATCGATGCACCGACGCCACCGCGCAGATCGCGCGGTCCTTCGGCGCGTGCGTGGTCGATGTGCCGACGCCCGGCGGCGTCGGGCTGGCGCGCGCGACCGCCGCGGCGCGCGCCATCGAGCTTGGCGCCGACTGGCTTGCCATCACCGATGCCGACTCCGAGGTGCCCAGTGACTGGCTGTTCCAGCAGCGCGCGCTCGACGCCGACGCCTTCTGCGGGGTCGTCGAGGTCGGCGACTGGCTGGACTACGCCCCCGGCACCGCCTGCGCCTTCGAGGCTTCCGAGCCGGTGGGCGTGGACCACGGCCGCATCCACGGCGCCAACATGGGTGTGAGCGCCGCCTGCTACCTGCGCTGCGGCGGCTTTCCCGACGTCGCCTGTAGCGAGGACGTCGCCCTGGTCAGGGCGCTGCAGTCCTGCGACGCGCGCATCGCCTGGTCGCCGTATCCGGTGGTGCGCACCAGCGCCCGGCGCCAGGCCAAGGCGAGCGGCGGCTTCTCGCACTTCCTGCAGCAGCTGGAGCGCTCCCTGCTGCAGGGCCAGCCGACCACGTCGGCGCTGGTATGTCCCGTGCCCAACGCGATCGAATCCCAAAGCTAG